The Marinomonas profundi DNA segment GATGAAAGCGCCAATTCTGCTGATAAAGCAGCAAGCTCTCTAGAGCACCTTAAGAAAATATCTGAAGAGCTACACGAGCTGGTGGTGCGTTTTAAATGAATATGTTAATGAAGTCTATTGACCAAAGGACAAATCTGGCAGGTCAAAATCGCTTTGAAATACTCCTCTTTAGCCTTAATGGTCATCAGCGTTTTGGCATCAACGTCTTTAAGGTTCGGGAAGTAATTCGTGTACCTGAGCTCATTGAAATGCCAGGAGCCCATTCTTTTATTAAGGGCATTGCGCAGCTTCGTGGCAATCCAGTTATCGTTATCGACCTGAGTGAAGCTACGACAGGTAAGCCGATACGTTATCCCGAACAGGCTTTTGTGATTGTGACGGAATACAACCGCCATATCCAAGGCTTTCTGGTTTCGGCAGTTGATCGCATCGTTAATCTGAACTGGAGTCAAATTCAACCTCCACCTCAAGGAGCAGGGCAAAGTCATTACCTAACTGCAGTGACAGAGATTGAAGGCAAGCTCATTCAAGTCATAGATGTTGAAAAAGTGTTCTCGGAGATCATGCCCAACGACCATGAAATTGAAGCTGAAACGGCGCAACAGCTTAAAGGGTTCAACACCTCTGAGATTGAAGTGTTGGTTGCGGATGATTCAGCAGTTGCCAGAAATCAGATTAAACGCGTGTTAGACAGTGTAAATATCCCGTCTAAACTGGTTAATGATGGCCAATCTGCACTTCAATATTTACAAGACTTTGCGGCAAAACATAAAGCAGTAATTGCAGAGAGAATACCTTTGGTCATTTCTGATATTGAGATGCCAATAATGGATGGCTATACACTGACATCCGCGATTAAATCTGAACCACTTTTGAAAGATATTCACGTCGTTTTGCACTCTTCATTAAGTGGTGTGTTTAACGAGTCTATGGTTAAGAAAGTCAGCGCAGACCAATTTATCGCTAAGTTTCATCCCGATGAATTATTACAAGCAATCAATCACTGGTTGTTAATGAAGTAAAGACAGGTGCGCTATGAGAGTGGAAGAAGTATTAAAGCGATTAAACATCAACCCCGTTTCTTTTGATGAGCGTAAAGCTCTTATTAATCTTTCAACAACCGAAATTAAATTGCTCGAAGCCATTCATAAACCACTTTATGCCTATGAGAATGAGCTTATTCATGCTTTTTATCAGCATCTTTTAAAGTTTGACCATGCATCGAAGATGCTGCATGACGTTAACCTGATGAGCAAACTTCAAGAAACACAAAAACTGTACTTTAGGAAATTAACTGCCGGCGATTATGGATTCGACTACGCCCAAGATCGTATTAGAGTGGGTATTGCGCACCAAAGGGTTGGTTTGACGCCGCAATGGTATATTGGCGCTTACGGTGTTTACTTAGATCTCGTTTGTAAATTCGTCAGTGTGATATTGAATAGCGATACGGAGCGTATCGAGCCAACCTTAACTGCGCTCTACAAAGTGGCGCTACTGGATATCACCCTCGCCTTTGACGCCTACATGTACGCTAGCCACCAGACACTTGAGCAGTCCAGGCAGCAGATTTCTGACAAATACGATTTTCAAATTCGTACCAGCAATGCCATCGCTAAGATTCAGCGCGCTTTTATACTTAATGAGTCGTATGACAGTGCACTTAGCCTTTTACTTAATGAACTCATCGCTCTGACAGATAGTCAGTTCGGTTTGATTGGTGAGGTGCGGGAAGACTCGCAACTACGACCGTATCTGAAGGTCAGCGTCTTGACAAATATCAGCTGGGATCATGAAACCCGTGAGCTATATGAAAGAAGTAAGGCGGATGGCTTAGAGTTCCATAATCATCACAATTTACTGGGTGAAGTATTAACAACCGGCCAAGCTGTTATCTCAAACAATCCTCAGGATGATTCTCGTACTGGTGGCACACCACATGGTCATCCCAAGCTCTCCTCCTTCCTTGGATTGCCTATTAAACATAATGGTAAGTTGATTGGAATGGTCGGTCTGGCTAACGCAGCCAACGGCTATGAACAATCTGACGTTGAGAAACTGAATCCCATCCTAGAAACCTTGGAATCGCTATCTGAAGCAAGAGAGATTAAAAATAAACTTGCTCTGACACTGGAAGAGAACGCCCGCCTTGCATTAGTTGCTACACAGACTGTGAACGGAGTAATGATCTTAGATTGTGATTACAACATCACTTGGTGTAATGCTGGCTTCGAACGAATCTCTGGTTATTCTTTGGAGGAGCTTGCGGGTCAATCGCCGTGGGCAACATTAACTGGGCCACAGACTAACAGCTTTGACCTTTTGAAGTTACAAAAAGCAGTCGCAAAGAGAAAGTCTATTGAAATTGAATTACTTAAATATCGAAAGAGTGGAGAGACCTTCTGGAGTCGCATCAGTTGCAACCCTACGTTTAATGAGCTTGGAGAGCACTCGGGGTATATTTCGGTTGAGCTGGATATAACTCAAGAGCGCTTGAGGCAGGACGAACTGACCAGCTTTAAAAGCGTTGTTGATCAAATCGCTGATGCCGTCCTATTTTTTGATGCCGAAACGTTGGACATTTTATATGCCAACCTTGCTACACAGCGTCAACTTGGGCGGAGTTGGGCGATGCTACAAATTATGAAGCCCTACGAATTTAAGCCGAGCTACGATGCACAATCGTTCGATCGGCTTTTGAAGCCGCTCAAAATGGGTGAGATGGAGCTGCTGCATTTTGTTACCCAACATCGCAAAGGGGATGGCAACATCTATCCTGCAGAAATTAGTATGCAGATTGTACAAACCGCGTTTAACCAAAAAGTCGTTGTCAATATAATTCGTGACATCTCAGCGCAGCTTGATTATGAAAGACTCAAAAGTGAAAACGAAAAGCGCTTGGTGAATTTGCTGCATAAATCAGAGGATGCGATGGGCATAATCAGGCCAGATTTTGTGATTACTGATTGTAATGATGCAGCCGCAAAACTGTTTGGCTTGTCTGACCGAAAAGCGCTGATTGGTTTGTCGCCTATTCAATTCTCACCACTGAACCAAGGTAAAAACAACAGCAAAGAGCTCACCAAAGTTCTTTTAAATAAAGCCTCAACAGAGGGTTACCAGCGTTTTGAATGGCTTCATATCACTAAACAAGGTCAGCATATACCGATAGAGGTAACGCTCACTCCAGTCATCTACCTTGGACAAAACGCTATCCAGGTAATTTGGCGCGATTTAAGTGACATTAAAGCCAAAGAGCACCGCATCAAGCAATTGGCATTTTTTGATGAGCTAACGGGACTGGCTAATAAAAATTTATTCTCTGACCGAGTTAAATACCTACTTAAAATTGCAGAGAGACATCAATATACCATCGCGATTGTATATATCGACCTGGTTAATCTTGAAGATATTAACGAAACAATGGGATACGAAGCGGGTGATGCAGTCATCCAAGCGGTCGGTCGCAGATTAGCAAAAACCATCCGCGGTGCAGATACTTTAGTGCGTTGTATCTTTGAGAACGAGGACTGCCAGACTTTACCTATCGTCAATGACATAGATCGAGAGTTTGACTCCTTAGCCCGTTTAAATTCTGATGTTTTTGCGCTTGCAGCCGTTATATCTAATCCCAATGCGGCATCAATAATGGTCAACAGGTTACAACAAGCTCTCGCTGAGCCGCTCGAAACCCTAGAGGGTGAAGTCAGTATCAATGCAAGAGCTGGAATTGCTTTATATCCTCAGGATGCGGATACCTTTGATGCAATAACACGAGGTGCCAATATAGCACTTAATATGGCCAAAGAGTCCGGTTTACCCAGTTGCTATTTTAATATTGAAGTGGGTGAAAGGATTCAGAAAAAATCAATTATCTCAAAGCAACTTGAGAGAACCTTACTTTCCTATCCTGATAATCTGCGAATCGTCCTTCAACCTCAAGTTTGTTTAAAAACACATAAGTTAGTCGGTGCTGAGGTTCTGGTGCGCTGGAGAGACGAAGAGCTTGGCGAAGTTTCGCCAGGATCCTTTATTCCAATTGCTGAAGAGCGAGGGTTAATCAATAAGTTGACGCATCTCGTATTAGAACGTGTTATTGAACTGAAACGCAGTTGGCAGAAAAAAGAAGTGTTCTCGCAAGAAAATTTGCGTTTCAAGCTCGCCCTTAATATTTCAGCGAAAAGCTTTGATGATGAGTCTGCAATTTATGGTTTTTTAACTTTGATAGAACTCGCAGGGCTAGAGCCAAATGATTTTGAGCTTGAGCTTACCGAAACAGGGCTTATGCGTGATCCCGATAAAGCAATATCAACTTTAAATATGATACGAAGTAAAGGTTTTGCGATTGCCATTGATGACTTTGGTATGGGGCATTCTTCATTAAGTTATCTAAAAAACATCAATGCGGATGTGCTGAAAATTGATATGCACTTTATCAAGTCAATACTTGAAGATGAGAAAAACCTCGCCATTGTTAAAACCATTATTTCAACAGCAAAGATTTTTGGCTTGAAAACTCTTGCTGAGGGAATTGAAACTCAAGAAATTGCGACGCTACTGGCAGAACTGGGTTGTGATTGGGGGCAAGGTTACTACTTCGATAAACCTCTCTCTATTGAGCAGTTTGAAAAATTACTTTTGAGCTATAAAAGAGAATACTGATTATGTTCGACTTTCTAAAGAAAACACCCGCTTTAACAGAACCACTAAAAGTTTCTGATGAAAAACTCCTCTTTAATGCCATGTTAAACGCTACCGCGATGGTGATTTTTAATCATTCAGGCGAAATACTTGAAGTGAGTCAGAAGTTTGCTGACTTTATGGGGTACAGTAAACAGGAACTTCTGGGCCAGCATCACCGCATTTTGTTTGAGACTGCCTATACATCGAGGCCCGAGTATACAACCTTCTGGCGAAATCTCCTTGAGGACAAACCGCAGCGAGATACCTTTAAATATATAAAGAAGAATAGAGAAACTATCTTTGTCGGCGCACGTTATGTGCCAATTAAGGATGAACAAGGTAAGGTGTATCGTGTTGTTAAATTGGCTTTTGATGTCACCGCGCAGCATAACGAATCTGCGTCGCAGAATGCTGTTTTTACGGCACTTAACCGCTCACAGGCTGTAATTGAATTCACCCCTGATGGCACAATCACCAATGCTAACCAGAATTTTCTTAATGCTATGGATTGCAAACTGGAACAGATAAAGGGTAAACAGCACAAAATTTTCTGTGATGAAAACTTTTATCGTGATAACCCAAACTTCTGGCGCAACTTGGCCAACGGTAACTATCAGACAGGTCGATTTCTAAGAAGAAGTCTGTCTGGCAGGAGCGTCTGGCTTGAAGCAACTTACAACCCCATTCTTGATGGGCAAGGTAAAGTCTATAAAGTGATAAAATTTGCGTCAGATATTTCTGAGCGCGTCAATAATGCCATTAATACAGTGAACCTCGCGGCGCAAACATCCGAAAAGACATCGGCGTTAACAACAACGGCAATGCGAGAGCTGGATAACAGCGTGAATACCAGTGTTCAAATCGCATCACAGGTTGAAAATACTGCACAAGTTGGTCAAGAGCTAAATCTGAAATCAAAGAATATTCAGGAAATAGTAACCACCATACGTTCTATTGCAGATCAGACAAACTTATTGGCACTTAATGCGGCGATTGAAGCTGCAAGAGCTGGAGATTCCGGCAGAGGGTTCGCAGTTGTTGCAGACGAAGTAAGAAAGCTTGCCGCCAGATCGGCCTCAGCAACCTCCGACATTGCGGAGGTCGTCAAAGAGAACGCGGGGCTGATTGATAAAATTGACACCGGCTTAAAAGAGATCAATGTGATAGCTAAAAAGGGTCATGAATCGATTGAACATGTCGAAAAAGCCATTGAGAGCGTGAATGAAAGTATTAGCGAGCTTGTTGCAACAGTTGAAGCATTGAAACCCTAATTTTTATACCAACAATCCTTTATTTATTGGATTTGTTACCAGAGCGCTCCTGATTTGTTGGAAGGTGTTTTACTTCTTCATCAGATAGCGCTATTAACGATGAATGAAAAATGGACAGCTCACATCAAAACAAAAATCTAACAATTAAAAAACAATGCGTTTAAATAAAAATTTTTAACCTAACCATCCGCATAATTACCAGAGACTAAATAGAAAGCGTTCTTTTTCTTTTTTGCGATATACATAGCTTGGTCAGCTTTATTAATAATCTCATCTGAACTAAGTTTTTCGCCTTTATAAATGTAGGCTCCAATACTTGAAGTACAAATATAAGGTTCGGCCCCTAGATCGTAAGGATACCTTAGTCGTTCTCTTATTTTTTTGCCTATTTTTTTAACCCAAGCATCAGAAGAGAAAATTTGGTTGCGTCCAGAGAGCATAATTAAAAACTCGTCACCTCCAAACCGGCAAACCGTATCGCTATCACGAACAGATTCTATTAATCGATTTGATACGGCTTTAAGTAAATGATCTCCTGCCTCATGACCTTGAGTATCATTTAGTAACTTGAAATCGTCGAGATCTATATACATCAATGCAATAGGAAATTTATCTCTTTTAGCTGATAGTAGTAGTTGCCCTAATCGTTCTTGCAACAATCTTCTATTAGCAAGACCTGTTAACGAATCATAGAATGCAAGGCGCTTAATTTCTGCCTCTGCCGCTACAGCGGCACTAATATCTCTCGCTATCTTGGAAGCACCTATTACCTGCCCCTCAGAATTATATATCGGCGAAATACTCACTGATAAATCTATTAGTTGACCATTTTTGTGTTTGCGTTGCGTGACAAAATGATCTACTTTCTGTCCACTTGAAATTTTATTTAGAATTTCAGCCTCTTCGTATGACCTCTCACTTGGAATTATCAATGTCATTGATTGACCGATTATCTCCTCCTCTGAGTAGCCAAAAATCTTTTCAGCCCCTCTATTCCAACTTGCAATAATTCCATGACTATTCTTACTGATAATCGCATCGTCAGAAGATTCAACTATGGCTTTGAAATACGCAAGGTTTAGTTCTGCAAGTTTCCTTTGAGTTCTTGCTATCCAACTGATAACACTTTCCCGTGAATTTCCTTTAACTATAATTGGCGTTAAAAAATTCCCTTTCCCTAACTCATGTAAATGGCCTTCTAATTCAGGAATAGAACAGCCGATTATCTTACGAAGCTGCACGCCAATTTTAAAAATAAAAATAATCAGAAGTATCGAAAGTAAACATAGACTTCCTATAACTAGCATCAGCCTATTTTTTGCTATATTTACAGTGGATTGTGTCCTGTCAAAAACCATCTGTTCAGTTTCGATAATCGGTCGCATGATTTCTGCCTTTGTTGAGATAAAGAAATCATTTGCTAGCATTTCTAAAGCTTTTTCGCGTTTTTTAGGATCTGTCGGTACGTTTTCTTCAAAAAGGTCAATTGCTTTATTTTCTACCGCCACTAATAAGTCTGACTTTTCCTTAGAAAGCTTTAAATTTTGTAATTCAATTTCAGTAAAGCCAGCTCTTTGCATTAGTTCAATAATCGAAATTCCGTCACCGCTGGCGTCATGCTTCGACTCTGAAATATCGGGGGCTGCTCCATTAACATCCCAATAAGCAAGAGAATAATTCTTCGGTCGCGTTCTCAACCCGTCACGTATTTCAACGACAGTCTGAAACTGATGTTTATAAAGAGGGTTAGCAGTAATGATATAAGTTCTTACTAACCTTGCTAAATCGTTAGATGACTGGCGAAGCTCCGCAGCCAACTTAATAGACTTCTCTCTCGTATCAACAGCACTCTGATAACGTAATTGTTCAAAAACAAGTACAACGATACTCGTACCTAACAAGAAAACAATAGCTAGCATCGAATACAAATAAATTTTGAATGCTTTAGGTTGTTCCTTCCATTCCATGTGCTAATAAATCCTGTCTATAATTTTGA contains these protein-coding regions:
- a CDS encoding methyl-accepting chemotaxis protein, whose amino-acid sequence is MFDFLKKTPALTEPLKVSDEKLLFNAMLNATAMVIFNHSGEILEVSQKFADFMGYSKQELLGQHHRILFETAYTSRPEYTTFWRNLLEDKPQRDTFKYIKKNRETIFVGARYVPIKDEQGKVYRVVKLAFDVTAQHNESASQNAVFTALNRSQAVIEFTPDGTITNANQNFLNAMDCKLEQIKGKQHKIFCDENFYRDNPNFWRNLANGNYQTGRFLRRSLSGRSVWLEATYNPILDGQGKVYKVIKFASDISERVNNAINTVNLAAQTSEKTSALTTTAMRELDNSVNTSVQIASQVENTAQVGQELNLKSKNIQEIVTTIRSIADQTNLLALNAAIEAARAGDSGRGFAVVADEVRKLAARSASATSDIAEVVKENAGLIDKIDTGLKEINVIAKKGHESIEHVEKAIESVNESISELVATVEALKP
- a CDS encoding EAL domain-containing protein, giving the protein MEEVLKRLNINPVSFDERKALINLSTTEIKLLEAIHKPLYAYENELIHAFYQHLLKFDHASKMLHDVNLMSKLQETQKLYFRKLTAGDYGFDYAQDRIRVGIAHQRVGLTPQWYIGAYGVYLDLVCKFVSVILNSDTERIEPTLTALYKVALLDITLAFDAYMYASHQTLEQSRQQISDKYDFQIRTSNAIAKIQRAFILNESYDSALSLLLNELIALTDSQFGLIGEVREDSQLRPYLKVSVLTNISWDHETRELYERSKADGLEFHNHHNLLGEVLTTGQAVISNNPQDDSRTGGTPHGHPKLSSFLGLPIKHNGKLIGMVGLANAANGYEQSDVEKLNPILETLESLSEAREIKNKLALTLEENARLALVATQTVNGVMILDCDYNITWCNAGFERISGYSLEELAGQSPWATLTGPQTNSFDLLKLQKAVAKRKSIEIELLKYRKSGETFWSRISCNPTFNELGEHSGYISVELDITQERLRQDELTSFKSVVDQIADAVLFFDAETLDILYANLATQRQLGRSWAMLQIMKPYEFKPSYDAQSFDRLLKPLKMGEMELLHFVTQHRKGDGNIYPAEISMQIVQTAFNQKVVVNIIRDISAQLDYERLKSENEKRLVNLLHKSEDAMGIIRPDFVITDCNDAAAKLFGLSDRKALIGLSPIQFSPLNQGKNNSKELTKVLLNKASTEGYQRFEWLHITKQGQHIPIEVTLTPVIYLGQNAIQVIWRDLSDIKAKEHRIKQLAFFDELTGLANKNLFSDRVKYLLKIAERHQYTIAIVYIDLVNLEDINETMGYEAGDAVIQAVGRRLAKTIRGADTLVRCIFENEDCQTLPIVNDIDREFDSLARLNSDVFALAAVISNPNAASIMVNRLQQALAEPLETLEGEVSINARAGIALYPQDADTFDAITRGANIALNMAKESGLPSCYFNIEVGERIQKKSIISKQLERTLLSYPDNLRIVLQPQVCLKTHKLVGAEVLVRWRDEELGEVSPGSFIPIAEERGLINKLTHLVLERVIELKRSWQKKEVFSQENLRFKLALNISAKSFDDESAIYGFLTLIELAGLEPNDFELELTETGLMRDPDKAISTLNMIRSKGFAIAIDDFGMGHSSLSYLKNINADVLKIDMHFIKSILEDEKNLAIVKTIISTAKIFGLKTLAEGIETQEIATLLAELGCDWGQGYYFDKPLSIEQFEKLLLSYKREY
- a CDS encoding diguanylate cyclase domain-containing protein, yielding MEWKEQPKAFKIYLYSMLAIVFLLGTSIVVLVFEQLRYQSAVDTREKSIKLAAELRQSSNDLARLVRTYIITANPLYKHQFQTVVEIRDGLRTRPKNYSLAYWDVNGAAPDISESKHDASGDGISIIELMQRAGFTEIELQNLKLSKEKSDLLVAVENKAIDLFEENVPTDPKKREKALEMLANDFFISTKAEIMRPIIETEQMVFDRTQSTVNIAKNRLMLVIGSLCLLSILLIIFIFKIGVQLRKIIGCSIPELEGHLHELGKGNFLTPIIVKGNSRESVISWIARTQRKLAELNLAYFKAIVESSDDAIISKNSHGIIASWNRGAEKIFGYSEEEIIGQSMTLIIPSERSYEEAEILNKISSGQKVDHFVTQRKHKNGQLIDLSVSISPIYNSEGQVIGASKIARDISAAVAAEAEIKRLAFYDSLTGLANRRLLQERLGQLLLSAKRDKFPIALMYIDLDDFKLLNDTQGHEAGDHLLKAVSNRLIESVRDSDTVCRFGGDEFLIMLSGRNQIFSSDAWVKKIGKKIRERLRYPYDLGAEPYICTSSIGAYIYKGEKLSSDEIINKADQAMYIAKKKKNAFYLVSGNYADG
- a CDS encoding chemotaxis protein, whose product is MNMLMKSIDQRTNLAGQNRFEILLFSLNGHQRFGINVFKVREVIRVPELIEMPGAHSFIKGIAQLRGNPVIVIDLSEATTGKPIRYPEQAFVIVTEYNRHIQGFLVSAVDRIVNLNWSQIQPPPQGAGQSHYLTAVTEIEGKLIQVIDVEKVFSEIMPNDHEIEAETAQQLKGFNTSEIEVLVADDSAVARNQIKRVLDSVNIPSKLVNDGQSALQYLQDFAAKHKAVIAERIPLVISDIEMPIMDGYTLTSAIKSEPLLKDIHVVLHSSLSGVFNESMVKKVSADQFIAKFHPDELLQAINHWLLMK